CATCGGCGCGGAACACCGCGAACACGTCCCCGTCGACGCCAGCAGTTGCCCCGAGAGGTGCCAGCGGAGCGCCGTCTCGAACACCTCGGTCGGCGTTCGGTTCTGGATGCCCGCCGGCGGCAGGTCGAGGTAGCCGAGGAACCCGTACTCGTCCGGCGCGTCCTTCTCGACGCGACCCGCGCTCATGGCGTACGCGCCGCGACACTCCGGACAGAACGCGGCCGTGCGCTCGTCGCGGTACGCCATCTCCACGCCCGCCCCGCAGTACGGACACGTCGCGTCGATTGGCACGCGGTCCATCACGGGGTCGTCGGTGACGGCGCCCGACAGCACCGCCTCCGCGACGCGCTCCCCCGCGGGCCGCAGGTCGTAGCCGTCGTCGGTGCGCGCCACGAAGTGCCCCACCAGTTCGCCGAGGTGGTAGTTGAACTTCGCCGAGTCCACGGTCCCGACGCGGCCGCGCAACTCGGAGAATGCCAGCGGACGCTCGACGCGCGTCGCATCCGCCAGCGCCTCCAGAATCCCGACGCGAATCTCGTGGCCGAGCGCCGCGAACGCGTCACCCGGCGACAGCGGCGTCTCGTCGCTCGAATCGTCTCCCATGAGAACGCCGTCCGCACTGACACGGTAAATGTCGTTCCCTCGGGTCGCCGTCTCGTCTCCCCCGGCGGGACAGACGCGTCGCTCGGAAACAGGAAAACCGCGGAGAAGCGGGCGACCTCAGTGGTCGCCGGCGTCCTCGTACACCCACTGCGAGGTGCCGAGGTCCCAGTCGACGAGTTCGTCCTCGTCGAAGAACAGGCTGATTTCGCGCTCGTTTGCGCCCTCGTCCTCGTGGTCGCTCCCGTGGATGAGGTTGTGGCCGAGGTCGTTCCCGTAGTCACCGCGGATGGTGCCGGGAGCGGCCTCCTGCGCGTCGGTCGCGCCCATCATCTGTCGGACCTGGCGGGTGGCGTCGGCGCCCTCCCAGACCATCGCGAACACCGGACCGCTCGTGATGAACTCCACGAGCCCGTCGAAGAACGGCTTGTCCTCGTGTTCGGCGTAGTGCTCGTGGGCGAGGTCCTCGTCGATCTGCATGAACTTCCCGCCGACCATCTTCAGGCCCTTGTCCTCGAGGCGGGAGACGACGTCGCCGATGAGGCCGCGCTGGACGCCGTCCGGCTTGACCATCACGAAGGTGCGCTCGTCGTGGTGGCTCATCTACTCCTCGACCTCCTCGGTCTCGGCTTCCTCCTCGGTCCACTCCACGTCGCGCGGCTCGCGGCCGAGGTCGGCGTTCTTCTCGCACTTCGCGGAGCAGAAGTGGACGGTGCTGCCGTCGTTGTGGACGAACATCGTGCCCGTACCGGGCTCGATGTCGTCGCCACAGTAGTCACACGTTCGGTTCTGAACCATCACTGACCACCGATGGAGTCTGCCTCGCGGGCGGTTTCCTTCAGTTGGATGACGTCCCCCACGCGGACGGGACCCAGGACGTTCCGCGTGATGATGCGGCCCTGGTTGCCACCCTCCTGAATGCGACACTTCACCTGCATCGCCTCGCCGTGCATCCCGGTCTTGCCGACGACCTCGATGACTTCGGCGGGCGTGGCGCCCTCTTCGGATTCCTCAGCGCTCATGGCTGATTACTGAAGGTCCTCGATTTTCGTCGCGATGTCCTCGACGTCGTCCTCGGCGTCGCCGGCGTCGACGACGGCCGCGGCCGCACTGCCGACTTCGAGGCCAGCGGCGTTGCCGAGTTCGTCCTGCGTCTCGACGAACACGACACCGATGCCCTTCTCCTCGGCGAGTTCGGGGAGGTGCATCACGATTTCCTCGGGGGAGACGTCCTCGGCGACGAAGACGAGCGAGGCGTTGCCGCGCTCGACGGCTTTGGTCGTCTCGTTGGTACCTTTCTTCACGCTACCCGTGTCACGAGCCACTTCGAGCGCTTCGAGGGCTCGCTCCTGGAGGTCTGCTGGAACGTCGTAGTCTACGTACACTGGCATATGTTGTTCACCTATTCCTGCTGGCGGGCTTGCGCTCCCCTGCCGGCTGAATATCCCTGACGGCTAGGAGCATCATCGACCCCCGCAGGCTGTATCCAATATCTGGGAGTCCCTCGGTTAAAAGCGCTTTCAATGCACGCCGGCCCTGTGACGGCGGCGCACCCCGGAGTCGGGACGCCGACGAAACGCACTTCCCGCGACTCCGCGAACGACGCGGTGATGGACACCGCGGACGCACGCCGACTGCTCGCCGAGGCCGAGCGCGCGAACGAGCGCCGCGTCCTCGTGCTCGCGGGCGCCCGCGATGCGGGCCTCGAAACCGCCGACCGACTCCTCGACGCCCTCTCGATTCCGCTGACCGGGACGAGTCTCGTGTCAACGCGGGACGCGTTGGCCTGCGAGCACGTCCCGCCGCGGAACGCCGACCGCTTGCTCGGCACCACGCGACAGGCGGTCGTGTTCGATGCGCATCCGGACTGCCGGCCGAACGCGCTGGGGCGCGTCGTCGGCGCCGTGGACGGCGGCGGCCTCCTGATTCTGCTCGCGCCGCCGCTCGACGACTGGCCCGAGCGCCGCGACGCGTTCGACGACGGGCTCGCGGTCCCGCCGTTCGACGCGAGCGACGTGACCGGGCACTTCCGGCGGCGACTCGCCGACACGCTCCGCGCCCACCCCGGCATCGCACTCTACGACCTCGATTCGGGCACGCTCGAACGCGATGGCCTCACCGACCCGGCGCCCCGCGTCCGCGACCCGCTCCCCGACCCGCCGGAGTCGGCGGCGTTCCCGCGTGCCGCCTACGAGGCGTGTCTCACCGGCGACCAACTGAGCG
The nucleotide sequence above comes from Halobacterium litoreum. Encoded proteins:
- a CDS encoding 50S ribosomal protein L24e; translated protein: MVQNRTCDYCGDDIEPGTGTMFVHNDGSTVHFCSAKCEKNADLGREPRDVEWTEEEAETEEVEE
- a CDS encoding winged helix-turn-helix domain-containing protein, whose protein sequence is MGDDSSDETPLSPGDAFAALGHEIRVGILEALADATRVERPLAFSELRGRVGTVDSAKFNYHLGELVGHFVARTDDGYDLRPAGERVAEAVLSGAVTDDPVMDRVPIDATCPYCGAGVEMAYRDERTAAFCPECRGAYAMSAGRVEKDAPDEYGFLGYLDLPPAGIQNRTPTEVFETALRWHLSGQLLASTGTCSRCSAPMEEWLTLCDDHEGGDGACPECDNRYAAQHSARCTNCVYSRRTTFGVYLLDSVELQSFLTAHGVDLVSPDYDQFASVVMNYGEEIHDADPFEASFTFTADGDAITLTVDDDFDVVDVAEQTVD
- the ndk gene encoding nucleoside-diphosphate kinase; this encodes MSHHDERTFVMVKPDGVQRGLIGDVVSRLEDKGLKMVGGKFMQIDEDLAHEHYAEHEDKPFFDGLVEFITSGPVFAMVWEGADATRQVRQMMGATDAQEAAPGTIRGDYGNDLGHNLIHGSDHEDEGANEREISLFFDEDELVDWDLGTSQWVYEDAGDH
- the rpl7ae gene encoding 50S ribosomal protein L7Ae, with the protein product MPVYVDYDVPADLQERALEALEVARDTGSVKKGTNETTKAVERGNASLVFVAEDVSPEEIVMHLPELAEEKGIGVVFVETQDELGNAAGLEVGSAAAAVVDAGDAEDDVEDIATKIEDLQ
- a CDS encoding 30S ribosomal protein S28e, whose protein sequence is MSAEESEEGATPAEVIEVVGKTGMHGEAMQVKCRIQEGGNQGRIITRNVLGPVRVGDVIQLKETAREADSIGGQ